In Candidatus Neomarinimicrobiota bacterium, one genomic interval encodes:
- a CDS encoding proline--tRNA ligase, which produces MSKGITGKETDYSAWYNDIVLKAELADYAPVKGCMVIRPHGYAIWEKIRDRLDQMFKETGHENAYFPLLIPESFIQKEAEHIKGFSPELAVVTHGGGKKLEEPLIIRPTSETIIWSMYKNWIQSYRDLPLLINQWANIVRWEKRTRLFLRTTEFLWQEGHTAHATAEEAEEETLRMLEVYKTFAEEYMAMPVIMGKKSESQKFAGAVDTYAIEAMMGDRKALQAGTSHYLGQNFAKAFDVKFQNEDNREEYVYATSWGVSTRLIGALVMTHSDDKGLVLPPKLSPFEVIIVPIWKKEEEEAEVRKFTDNLESIFKKTGISYKIDDRTNVTPGWKFNEWELKGIPVRVEIGPKDVAENQIVLVRRDNGEKSFVPIDKAENEFGKISEKIQKNLFDRAVAFRNDNTERLDSYDRLREYYSSKGGFGEAYWCGSEECETEIQKETKATIRVIPFEQPGEKGSCVKCGKESETFVVFARAY; this is translated from the coding sequence ATGTCCAAAGGGATAACCGGTAAAGAAACTGATTATTCTGCGTGGTATAACGATATAGTTTTAAAAGCGGAGCTGGCGGATTATGCGCCGGTAAAGGGATGTATGGTAATCAGACCGCATGGCTACGCCATATGGGAGAAAATCAGGGATAGATTGGACCAAATGTTCAAAGAAACGGGACACGAAAATGCGTATTTCCCGTTGCTGATACCAGAAAGCTTCATTCAAAAAGAAGCGGAACATATTAAAGGGTTCTCGCCGGAACTTGCTGTCGTTACACACGGCGGTGGGAAGAAATTAGAGGAACCCTTAATTATCCGCCCCACTTCCGAAACCATTATATGGTCGATGTACAAGAATTGGATTCAATCCTACAGAGATTTACCGCTGCTCATCAACCAGTGGGCTAACATCGTCCGGTGGGAGAAGAGGACGAGACTATTCCTGAGGACAACCGAGTTTCTCTGGCAGGAGGGGCATACTGCACATGCCACTGCCGAGGAGGCGGAGGAAGAGACATTAAGAATGCTCGAGGTGTACAAAACATTTGCCGAGGAGTATATGGCGATGCCTGTTATCATGGGTAAGAAATCTGAATCTCAGAAGTTTGCCGGCGCTGTCGACACATATGCGATTGAGGCGATGATGGGAGACAGGAAGGCGCTTCAGGCTGGTACAAGTCATTATCTGGGACAGAATTTTGCGAAAGCCTTCGACGTTAAATTTCAGAATGAAGATAACCGGGAAGAATACGTCTACGCTACGAGCTGGGGTGTGAGTACACGTCTCATAGGCGCGCTTGTTATGACTCACAGTGACGATAAGGGTCTTGTTCTGCCACCGAAACTTTCGCCATTTGAAGTGATAATCGTTCCAATCTGGAAGAAGGAGGAGGAAGAGGCTGAGGTTCGAAAGTTTACGGACAATCTTGAAAGCATATTCAAAAAAACGGGTATCTCATATAAGATTGACGACAGAACGAACGTGACTCCCGGATGGAAGTTCAACGAGTGGGAGTTGAAAGGAATCCCCGTCAGGGTCGAAATAGGACCGAAAGACGTAGCGGAAAACCAGATCGTTTTGGTACGCAGGGACAACGGCGAAAAGTCTTTCGTACCTATCGACAAAGCCGAAAATGAATTTGGTAAGATCAGCGAAAAAATCCAGAAAAACCTGTTTGACCGGGCTGTTGCATTCAGAAATGATAATACCGAACGATTGGACTCATACGACCGATTAAGGGAGTATTACAGTTCAAAAGGCGGATTCGGGGAGGCTTACTGGTGCGGTTCTGAGGAATGCGAGACGGAGATACAGAAAGAGACAAAAGCCACGATAAGGGTGATTCCGTTCGAGCAGCCCGGAGAAAAGGGGAGCTGCGTAAAGTGCGGCAAAGAATCTGAGACGTTTGTAGTATTTGCAAGAGCGTATTAA
- a CDS encoding TIGR00153 family protein: MRNLSRIFGKSPFVPLQEHGERIMETVSHLRPLFEAIVDGDEEKFEELYASINEAEHEADKVKNRFRGETPKWLFLPMNRRDLLELLSTQDSVADKVQDVAALLHIRRLEIHEEMKEGLFEFIDRVLETCDKSSEIINRLDELSEASFGGPEAERVLGMITELGEIEHESDEAGKNVAKIVFELEKKLDPISVIMWSRVLTRVGDVANHAENIGNHIRLLFTR, translated from the coding sequence ATGAGAAACCTTTCACGTATATTCGGTAAATCACCTTTTGTGCCGCTCCAGGAACACGGGGAGAGAATCATGGAAACCGTGAGTCATCTTCGACCGCTGTTTGAAGCGATTGTCGATGGTGACGAAGAAAAGTTTGAGGAGCTTTACGCATCGATAAACGAAGCAGAGCACGAAGCGGACAAGGTGAAAAACAGATTTCGAGGTGAGACTCCGAAATGGCTGTTCCTGCCTATGAACCGGAGAGACCTTCTCGAGCTTTTGTCCACGCAGGACTCGGTTGCCGACAAGGTGCAGGACGTAGCGGCTCTGCTTCACATACGCCGATTGGAAATCCACGAGGAGATGAAAGAGGGTCTCTTTGAATTTATTGACCGGGTGCTTGAGACGTGTGATAAATCCTCGGAAATTATAAATCGGCTCGACGAACTGTCGGAAGCCTCCTTCGGCGGACCGGAAGCTGAAAGAGTTCTCGGTATGATAACCGAATTGGGTGAGATCGAACATGAGAGCGACGAGGCTGGAAAGAATGTGGCGAAAATAGTTTTCGAATTAGAAAAGAAGCTTGACCCGATCTCGGTAATTATGTGGTCAAGGGTGCTGACAAGGGTTGGCGACGTGGCGAATCATGCTGAAAATATAGGTAATCATATCCGCCTGTTATTCACACGTTAA
- a CDS encoding inorganic phosphate transporter, with protein MGSETILLYTALIFGFYMAWNIGANDVGNSMGTSVGSRALTLRQAVIIAATANFAGAVLVGGNVTNTVRKGIIDPLIYAATPETLLYGMLAALLAAGLWLQIATMFGWPVSTTHTIVGAVVGFGIIGGGFDSIAWGKVGTIASSWVFSPLISGVVAFLVFTLIRKFILNARDVMLATRRLVPIIFGMVILVMSLVLLFKGLSHANLDLTLKQSIVLSFALGFGAWALSAMLMFGVDISKYKRKFVLTQQMAKNDNLIVSKSLRKTLTYREKNLNYATGSIFRRLGNIYSDMENLADNIEDSAYTEAKNTGGEDYHFVERIFGYLQVLSAVFVAFAHGANDVANAIGPLAAVVSIIQTKEVAMEVAVPIWLLLLGGIGIAVGIATLGWKVMETIGKKITEITPSRGFAAEFSAATVIALASKLGIPISTTHTLVGAVFGVGMARGIASLNLSVVRNIIISWFVTVPVGAIFAVIIYYVLRAVFGS; from the coding sequence ATGGGATCAGAGACGATACTCCTTTATACCGCTTTAATCTTCGGATTTTATATGGCGTGGAATATCGGTGCGAACGACGTCGGAAATTCCATGGGTACGTCCGTAGGTTCCAGAGCTCTGACTCTCCGGCAGGCGGTAATTATCGCAGCAACAGCAAATTTTGCCGGTGCGGTTCTTGTGGGCGGGAATGTAACGAATACCGTTAGAAAGGGGATAATCGATCCTCTTATATACGCGGCCACTCCCGAAACGCTTTTGTACGGTATGCTTGCCGCTTTACTTGCCGCCGGTCTGTGGTTACAGATTGCCACGATGTTCGGATGGCCGGTAAGTACCACCCATACGATAGTAGGGGCGGTAGTGGGTTTTGGAATTATTGGCGGCGGGTTTGATTCGATCGCCTGGGGAAAAGTCGGAACCATAGCATCGTCATGGGTTTTTTCACCTTTGATAAGCGGGGTTGTCGCGTTTCTCGTGTTCACACTGATCCGGAAATTCATTCTTAACGCCCGTGACGTTATGCTGGCGACAAGGCGGTTAGTTCCTATAATATTCGGTATGGTAATACTGGTTATGTCGTTAGTTCTCTTATTTAAGGGGCTAAGTCATGCCAATCTCGACCTTACTCTCAAACAGTCGATAGTATTATCATTCGCACTCGGGTTCGGCGCATGGGCTTTAAGCGCGATGTTAATGTTCGGGGTGGACATAAGTAAGTACAAAAGAAAATTTGTACTGACGCAGCAAATGGCTAAAAACGATAATCTGATAGTCTCTAAAAGCCTCCGGAAAACTCTGACTTACAGAGAAAAAAATCTGAATTACGCAACAGGGTCAATTTTCCGCAGATTGGGCAATATATACTCTGACATGGAAAATCTTGCTGACAACATAGAGGATAGCGCATATACCGAGGCAAAAAACACTGGTGGGGAGGATTACCATTTTGTAGAGCGGATATTCGGTTACTTGCAGGTGCTGAGCGCGGTGTTCGTAGCGTTTGCGCACGGGGCTAACGATGTAGCAAACGCCATAGGACCTTTAGCGGCCGTTGTTTCTATAATTCAAACTAAAGAAGTGGCGATGGAGGTTGCGGTTCCTATCTGGTTGCTTCTCCTCGGGGGAATTGGTATCGCGGTGGGGATCGCAACACTCGGCTGGAAAGTAATGGAAACGATCGGGAAAAAGATTACTGAGATAACGCCCTCGAGGGGGTTTGCGGCTGAGTTCAGCGCGGCGACTGTCATCGCTCTGGCATCTAAACTCGGAATACCGATATCAACGACCCACACGCTCGTCGGTGCGGTTTTTGGTGTGGGTATGGCTCGGGGAATAGCGTCATTGAATTTGAGTGTAGTCAGAAATATCATCATAAGCTGGTTCGTTACAGTTCCTGTCGGTGCGATATTCGCCGTAATAATCTATTATGTTTTAAGAGCGGTGTTCGGTAGTTGA